ggaattagttgttaaaggccagctgttagAATATTTAAATCATAACACTTTGCttataccagaacaatcgggatatcgggaaggtcattcctgtgaaaccgcattgaacttggtgttagcaaaattgAAAGATAATTTAGAATGTAAAGAGACCATCATTGCTGTattcttggatctaaaacgcgctttcgagacaatttctaggcccttgttgttgaacaagATTAAGCGCTTTCGAATTACGAGtgctgcatataaatggtttgaaagctatttgtatgacagaactcaacggactatttttaacgatttcatttccagccccgtagggaataatcttggagtagctcagggaagtgtattagggcccattttatttattatgtaaattaatgacatgcgacgagttttacgattttgtgatttaaatctttttgcagatttgcattctttaagtagatggttgaagtataagcaattaaaattgaacataagtaaaacgaaatatatggtaatcttgcgaaatcgttcaaatgaaaacgtctctattgttattgatgatgagactattgatcgcgttcgggaaattaaatatcttggcgtgattattgatgacaaactcaagttcaacactcacattggcaatgttgtatttcaaaggtataaatgtgctcaactcgatgccaagacatagaCGGACATGACTGGGTATTGGCTTgtcatttgacaattttttaaacttttatctgtaaataaaatcagttcgttgttTTTTATCTTTgcctaactgatttcaatgctgaaaaAACCCGTTcccgaaaacataaacataactcGCCACCCGCATCGTTCtcagaaatatgaaatatgtgaaatatGAAGATATTTGTAAACATATTTATGTATATAAAAAGACAGAGATAATCTTTGTTCAGATTATTATTAGTAGAACCTCAGAAGTGAATAAATGCACAAGCGTGCACCGAATAagtgaaaatagttttttttaagttcatTAGCATGTAAGAagttaactggcgcccgaataggtgTTAGATTCGCCACGTAAAAGTGACGCGAACTAAAACATCCGAAATTCCGACCGCCAGCCGTGTGGAAAAGGCTCCACGAGTAGCAGCCGCAAAAGGGAACTAGCCGCCACACCGGGAAAGTTTTGGACACCGCGTTGGTCTCAACCCAGGAGGATCCGACCGTTAGAGGTATCGGACCAAATTCAAAGACAAGGACTTTCGCCGACAGAAGCTGAAAACTTGCACTTCCACTGTTAGAAGTTGGAGGTTAGAATGATAAGAATTTTCATACTCGCCCTCTGCGCGTCTCAAGTATTGGCAGGAATTCAAATACATGACCTTACGAATAACCCACTCGCAATTGTACCACTAGGAAAAGCTAAAATTAAAATTGGACACATACGCATTATACACCCTATTGATTTAATTCAAATTGGCAATACAATTTGTAATGTTAATAGTGACATCCAGAATAATCCATCAAATAATCCATTGTATGAAttaattcaaatcaaaaattataagttatacgaaatatttatgaaaatcaaaccatttgtaaacagaagaaaaagatGGGATACGATCGGAACAGTTTGGAAATGGATAGCCGGCAGCCCAGATGCAGAGGATCTTCGAGTCATCAATCACTCCATGAACGCCCTGATAACCATGAACAACAAGCAATTACTCATCAACGATGCAATCGACAAACGAATCCAAGAAATAGCGGATATAACAAATCAAGTCCTACAAATCGAGAACGAAAGAACGAAAAACCATTCCCTCGAAATCAACCAATTGATAATCCTCTCCATCTTTTTGTAATGAATTGATAATTCATTACAAAATCAGGTAGAAACATTAGAAGAAGCAATTTTAATGGCCAAACACGGAATCCCTAGTAGTAAACTACTATCGATAAAGGATTTCACAAAAATTGCAACCTTTCTACAAAATCACGATGTTCGCATCACCTCCTTCGAAGAATTATTAACATAAGCCAAAGCCCAAGTAATGCTAAATAACACCCACATTATCTACATGTTGAAAATTCCACAAGTATCAACCGAAACATTTGAATATGACTACATTGACTCAATTATCAAGTCAATGAAACGCATCctattgaacaaaaattacatcatcagAAATCAATCCAATGTGTATGAATTAAACCAACCATGCGAAGAGCAAGATGATTATTTCTTATGCGATAGTACCCATATAGAACATGCAAATGAATGCATACACAAACTTACCACAGGAAAACATTCTAATTGCACTTTTGAAAAGGTTTATTCAAAAGGACTCGTAAAGCGAATCAACGATGCAACTATCTTGATCAATGACGCAGTCGCAGAAGTCTCATCAAATTGTACCAATTCCAGTCAACCCCTGTATGGATCATTCTTAATACAATTCAGCCAATGTAATCTTCATATCAACGGCGAACAATATTCCAATTATGAAGCAACTATTCCTGCAAAACCATACGATCCAACCACTGGACTTCGTGTTAACGAAATCCATATCATAGATGCACCACCTGTGGAATATCTTCAGAATTTAACCCTCGAACATCGCGAaaaattggaactattaaacTTACAAAATCATTCTTTGAGTTGGAAATTTAATATCTTCGGATCATTCGGACTATCAACAATAATTGTAATCACAAGCGTATTAGCAATTCTTCGATTTATTTCCAGACGTAAACAAAAGGCCAACATAACAGTTCACTTCGACAAAAACGCTGAGACCAGCATGACAAATGAACCATCAAGCACAACCACAGCGGAAACTAAACCTGATACAAACAACCCAGAGGAATTATCAGAACAACGCAAAACAGAAATGGAAACTTTTATCAACTTTCCAACAACGTTCCAATTAGCAAACAAACTTTGAGGACAAAGTCATTTAAAGGAGGAAGAGTTAGCACAACACCAGCCGAGCTAAATAAACAACACTCAAAATAACAATCAGCATAATATCAATCAGCACGTAAACATTCCCACATCATGCCATCCGGACCGTTcccgaaaacataaacataactcGCCACCCGCATCGTTCTCAGAAATGTGAAATATGTGAAATATGAAGATTAGCACAAATTGTAAACATATTTATGTATATAAAAAGACAGGGATAATATTTGTTCAGATTATTATTAGTAGAACCTCAGAAGTGAGTAAACGCACAAGCGTGCACCGAATAAGTGAAGATAGTTTGTTTTTTAAGTTCATTAGCATGTAAGAAGTTAactcgaggttttcaaaaaaaaattgatgccgaatgtcttaaaatttcattactcgtcgagatttacagatatctctgttttttttcaaaccctgatttcggtgatttttcggttttcaaaaaacttaaattttaacgtttgtgacaccagtaaatgaagcccgaatgaactaatatttgaatgaacattttggatagggtaactttttgaaatttgagggTCGTTTTATCCCATACATGTACACatgcaaaaaataattatcacatTCCATAATAAGTACCCTCTTACGTAACCtaattcctatctctaatactccaaaaattaaaaaccgCACCGCGGACCATCCGCTCGCGAAAAATCAATTCAAAATGGTCGAAATTTTTCCCTCCGAAATCGCACAGAACATATTATGATATCGAAGCTGAACACAGAGAATCAGGAAGGACCAAAACCAAAACCTTTCAATATGACTTTAATCATTCCGCTACGAACAAGAGGATGAAATTGCATCTATTCGCACCGATTTACGGTGAACAAAAAGTTGCGTAAATTCTGTCGACGTTACGCATTTTCTTTCTCGCTTTGGCATAATTTTCCCGAAATAGCTTGAAGGTgtaaattctaaaaatatcaAGTCGAAGCAGTTTTTATCCCTCTCAAAAACACGTGAATCAAAAAAGGTGAGCGTGATTTTTTAGTTGTCATTCGAAATAGCCATAGGAACGTGACAATTTTGGAGCGAAGTCTCTCAGACATACCTCcatcaaaaatatattaatggaaagtccaaaaaaatattcaaaataattgaTATCTCACACGACTAAAATCATTAGGATGTCATCCTTGAATAATCAATAATCCACCAATCCAATTTCTATTTTTGCACTCAATTTTAATTATTTCCATTTGTTAGTTATTATTTACAGTACTAACGTAAAGTAATCGCAGGGgttgtaaataaaataatagctAGCAGTTGTATTTCGCCTTTGTTATTACGTTCCTTCTGCTCTTCTCCGTTTCCTTTCCTTCCCGCCTATTTGACGGCTTGCTGGGCTTCCTTCTTTGCATTCACTAAATCGACCAATTCCTTCACCCGCCTGAGGCATTCCTTCTTCGTCCGATTCGGGATACATTCCGCTATCCGATCCCACCGATCCGGGGTGGAAAGTGGGTAAGTCTTAATAGCCTGTTCGAGCAAGGCTTGTTCATCCTTGCTCCACACTTTGTTTTCCTTCtctttcttctcttttttcgtctCTTTTGTGGGAGCCTCCTTCTGGGGCTGTTCGGGATGTGCCTCCTGTTTGGACTTTTGTGGTTTGCTGCTGCTTACATTTTCCTTCTCTTCGGATGCTTCATGCACTCCGTTCATCTTAGATTCTTGCCCATTTGTGGCCGCTGGAACGGATTCGTCATCTTTCTTACTGATCTCCGCGGCGTCCACTAGCTTCAAATCCTTCTTGGTCTTTTCGAAAGATTCATACGCCTGCTGGTTCACGACTTGCTTGAGATCACTTTTGGAAAAGTCCCCACTCTGCAGCTCTTTTGCTTTGTTCAGAATATCCTTAGCGTAGAACTTTAAATCCCCCAAATTCGTACCGTGTTGGTTGAGATAATTGGCGATAACCTCCCATCTGGAGATTGTGCCAGCCGGAAACAAGTTGACAGCTTTGATTAACAACTGTACATTGTCGTGATTCCAGAGAGCCTTGCGATTGACTACCTTAAGACCGGCATTGTTAGGTATGGATTGTTGCTGCTGGACAAGCTGTGAACGTCGTTCTTCTTCTAGTTTTGCTTCCAATTCTGTCAACGCCGTAACGAACGTCGCACGACCGCCAGCTGCCAACTTCTTGTTGAACTCTTGCAGTTCCAAAAGCTTCAGAGACTCACAAAGTTTCTCCAAACCCTCCAAATGCTTCAAACGCTCAGTTTCATCGCTCACGAAGTAGTCCTTTGCCTTTGCAGCATCTCGCAGAGTTTTACGTTCCTTTTTGAGGGCACGTTTAACGCGCTCTTTTTCGATCTGAATATTCTCAATGCGTTTCTGCTCTGCCTCCGCCGCTTTCTGCTTTGCCAGTGCTGCTTCTTTGGCTAGACGATCTTCCTCGGCTTTCTGGGCCTGGTAGGCATCTTGCTTTGCACGCTTGGCTGCCAATTTCCGGTCCTTATCCTCCTTTTTGAACTTGACAACACGCGGATCATTATTATAAGCCAAGTCCACCAAAGATCGGATTCGGGCAGATTCTTCCTTCTTACGCTGCAGCCTAATCGCCTTATTCTGCTTCTCTATCCAACGCCTCTCATCGCGATCCTGACCCTTGTCCTTGTCCTCTTCGTCCAGATAGCTAAACTCTCTCCAACTCATAAAATTGTACCAAAAATCGTAAAATTCCTCCACCTTCTTACGCTCCGTATTTTCATTTCCCAACTGGGGAACTGGTTTTTTCGATTCGCTCCATCGAGAATTCCTCTTGAAGACATCCCTCAGCGCTTTGAAGAAATCCTTCTTCACCTCATTTTGCGAAGGTAAAGAATCATCAAATTCCGGATCCACCGAATCGAACGCACGCCGATTCTTCAACGTTCCCAGCGTTTCGTAGGCCATTGTAATACAGTGAAAGTAATCATCGTCCTGCTTCACATCCTCACCCAGAGCTTTTCGCTTATCCGGATGATGCTTCAGCACAATCTTCCGATACGCCCGTTTTATATCATCTTCGGTTGCTTCAAACCTTGATTGAAAGTACAATTATTATTGCAGAAAATCGCAAAACAAAAACCTTAAAACTTACCTCATCTTCTTCAACCCGAGCACCGCATAATGATCTTGATTTTTCCAATCCTTGGGATCTAAACTCTTCAAATAGTCGATATCAAGCTTGAACATTTTCTTGAACAATGCCTCCGGGTCTGGTTTCTGCTCCTCCTCGGCTTTTGACTGGTCTTGCGGCGCGGGAAGCACTCCTGCAGCTTCCAATTCCGCCTTCGTCGGTGGACATTTCGGATCGATCGGTTTACTGTCGGCGAGGTACGGCAAACACTCCCACGGATCATCACCCGCGCTAGCCAGCCGGCGGATGTCATAATTGGTTTGCAACGCAACTGTCAATATTCGCTTACTGTTTGCCATCTTTCTTCTTGCTCTTTTCACTTATGTCCTTTTGTAACGATGAATATTTCTCTTTCGTATTCGTGTATATATGCCCGAaacggtatctttttttttcttctgtatcCAGAAGAAACAGTAAATCTAACCTCAAAAACGTGCCACCATCGAGCTGCGGTTCAGTCCTTCAGAAATCCTTGTGCACACTTGCTGCGACCATTCAGTTGATTGCATGTCCAGCTTTCGCGATTATTATCAGCAACTACTAGCGAGCATCTGCTGCTGCGACTCGCGACGGCCCAACTCGTGATTATTACTGCCCGCTGTGTGGCACGGAATCGATGAGGCGAAAAGATGAAAATCCGTGGGATTTTTTCCTCCTTTCTTCAGTGTGCGAACCGATTTTGGCGTGCTGCCAACGTGAGAGCGAAAAAATCTAAATCAGCTGCCTGTCAGAACGGCCGAAACGGACTGTCACAAAAATGAGCGCGCGCGTGTGCGAGGAGCAACGTATTTTACTTTTATCTAAGGTACACcagaattttttggaattttataccagggacagacatacagctgtactagcgttgtacgtgtacagcattgtacaggtaccacggcagtggaacttcatataaatcactcgtcgaaaaatgtctcctttttcaccgcttgtttacatcgacgaatatatttttttccactatgtttcgtaggagagtgtatgcatactgacagatttctactacgaggtgtttaatgaaggatgaaaggtgggaatgtttatgtttacaaatgatttatcgtacgatttaattgaatgcataaaagttgtcaacaaaactggagttaagcacatttttaaatttgaacgaacattgataagagattcccagcaattcttgatatttattgcgtgatttggtaaCTGTACAAGTCgtttgaaacgaaggtttagtgtaatgattttattttgaggattatattcatGATTAAGAtgaattgcatgtatatgatgcgtCTAGCCAGCTCATACATacaaacgtggaggcgatatacatacatcctagaaaataataaatcgtataattatcgtttatattacattagataccccatatacatgtatatggcctccaatttcatatgcatatgccagttatacacatcatacaagtaatgtgtcttagatgtatgtatatcgcctccaattttagatttttgacgtaggactacgtcttacattaagggtgccaaatcagaaaacaggtcacgtttttatgaaataaagctaacgttcataactatttttgctacgaacggatttaaacgttttgtatcccaatcgaattggaaattttctaagatttttttttgtttgatatgctatacattacaatcccatagtctgtatatggttcaaattgatgaaatgggaagcattcccatttttccatacatttgttctgtccatttgtgtgctttcccgaacagagctgtcaataacgggtaacttatgcagtcgaacagaaacaacgaagggggatagcgaaaagagaaaatttgcgaagtaaactccacccttgcatagtaagtaagctgtcgctagcgtataagtattgcatctcctctgaggaaaattctcagaatatttctgtgcccgaaacaacaaaggtcgcttattctgctcgttttgtgtttaatgtatccccccgagctgtgaacgctagtgaatatttcacttggAGTGCATCTGGAATTGCAATTAACATAACCATCCGAGGCAtcgcaaagcaggcgaaaaaagagaagagtacaaATGATTATATGTCTAtgtcgcttctaaacatcagTGTTTGATTTTTTGTGTGTAGTTTGTTTTCATTGCACAAAATATAGACtgtatgcatctgttagacgcgtgtttgatactTGTTGAATGGCCATGCACTTCTTCTTTTTCTAttgaattatagacacttgaagctcagagagttcattcgtcttcgatggcgatgtacggaagatgcctctcgttaatattcagtgcaatgcgtgcattgatataatgaaacatattgcgacatatgaccatagcgtattgttctcgcaaaggcaaaaaaatatcgttgcttctcgaaatgagtctacaaaactacgcaagccattaaacttttttagggttactaaagagttatttgtgaaatttcgacgtattcgcaaataatattcgaaatgataaaccatcaaatttcaaaagaaaaaagattgcatagtcctacgttctaaccggtcgtgtctcggatacaacccctcgaatttttttacgatttgatgtttgctgggcaggcccaaaggcagttttaaattgctaaaatatgaatgaaactttttattcatgttattcgattacttgaaacatgtagtaccgaactttatttaaccatttctatataaattttgcgatatttccactaaagcacaaaaaacaatcaggaatgaagtatccgagtgcaactctttcgtatcatatgtaagaacTTTTATtgccctagaatcatatttcagatagccgtacgagatagctgcggcttgataatccaaacaaccggagttcaaatcccatcggagcaattCTATAACCGTCACCAAcactcatatcaaacatttatatccctaaaagtcaattgattaattcctatttgtataaacataaatgtttataaaggttctatatacatacaaaaatggtgattccccggaccgaacattttactttaatattttccgcgattttttatggcagtgatgaatcgtatattcgtatgacaacagtcttattatgttattaggtattgtataataaccttgcatgttcagtaaattacctCTAATTCaacatttagttaattggacagacctgtaatgggacacaaataattggacattttcatctctaattggaaattttgtaaacatcgagtttggtacccaaagtatggccccagattgtaagtcaccaccagacgtcgacattgtaccactatcatcgtgaatgtccaaTCACAGGCCAATACCTCTAatacgacactgagtagtgcctcggtatgtcgaggattagaggtaacttactgtatatgctatttgggcgcatcatataccacccaaaatatcagatattcgatgctgtatatacgatagttatacgatataatgtttgctgggttggcatacttggcagcttggtttgtcaagttcataatctcatgtttacagttttgagttaagtgcaattgaatgacgaagttgaactaatttatttttgtcactatgtttatcaTAACTCAAAGGACCagcaaacagataatctttcgttcttaaaagttaaaaataaaaaaagcaactttaacttccacttttcttaaaaccggaaatattctgacttaaaaataatttttaacgtaatattccaaacatacatgtatttacaaaaatctataataattatcataattttcaagaacgttttccgccattggtttttttggttgtctgtagtaaatcgtatatacgcatgactagatgcatgtataagtcgtatattcatccttCCAATCATCGcgaatactgttgcaagtggaaaataaatgtgtgttcgttgcttatgatgcgaacataaataacaacataatacagtaatttaaatctaatacgacatgccgaggcaccactcagtatcgctttggaggcgattttggcctgtaattgaacattggcgatgtgagtggtacagtgtcgacgtctggtggcaactttaatgtggcgccataatttgggccccgaactcgatgtttacaaaaatgtccaattaaacgtgtcacattacaggtctgtccaataatcTAAACGTTGCATTAAatataacttactgtatataaacaatagttattcccagctgtttgaggcatctcgcacaaattaacaatatcattcagttgtcagtgcaagtcggttcaatttttagagtgtaaaaaaagttcactgtttacataaaagcaatctcgaatcggtcccacttttttgcttgaagttactatcccctgcaggtaccatcgtagcatgacagacatactttggttgtacattgcaccgcatgtcaaactgacaatcaaaaattcgaccaattttcaccacatgtttcaatgaaaaagttttttatttagcgtctgaaacatcaaacacaacaaacaagtttccaatctgagttattaactcaagagaaagtcaatgaaaagaatatttaccaagtgttttgattcagtttgttcatgctacccaccactaaccatttgtggcgctgcgcacagtacaactgtatcCATGTACAGctgtaaaataggtcggtacaggtacagcgattgtaccgagttgcttgcatggttctagcgctgtacatggtgacagacatacaattttcgaagtacaacggtagtacagctgttGACAACGGTACCGTCGAGCTGGCCACCCTGTCTCTACCGGTTCCACCGCTTGAACGATAAACTGTCAGCTGCGATGTTGTGATGAATTGGGGCTATAGAAAAGAAATGTATACACAAAACAATAGAAAACATATCTCATGTGCGGTGAAATAGTTttgtgaatttatttaaatCAATTTGAAAATTACGTAAAATTGGATTTCAAGCTTATTATCTAGTTCTAGATCTACTTACGAACTAGAAAAGGTAAAATTACTTAAACCAATAGCTTAATCTAGAGCTTAATTGTACTACTGAACCTACACACTACTTAGGATCTAAATCTAACCTGAAGTTCGACGGTAAATTGAAAGGCCAACCTATTGAAGGGCCACTGAAAATGTAAGCAAATGGAATTATAAAGCTAAACTAAAACTAATGCTTAACTAACTTGCAGTTTGAAACAGTAAATAAATATTCGTTACAAAAATCAGTGCGTTGCCTTTCACTGCTGtcgcaacaaatttcaaaattttcatgaTGAGCAACCCATCAATTTCCGGACCAAAAGTTGGATGTGCTGGATGCACCAGACCAGAAGATGCGGAAAATATGGTCCAATTTGACGCATGCGACACTTGGTGGCACTTCAGCTGTGCTGGAGTCGCCGATTCGATCGCCGATCGTGCATGGATATGCATTCGATGTAAACCTCACTCCCGTGCATCGTCGAGAGCCAGTGTCGCTAGTCGGTCATCATCGCACTTAACGGATAGCATGGCCAGATTGCGGGAACGCCAGGAGTTGGAGAAACAACGAGCGGAGATTGGACTGGAAAAGAAGTTCTTGAAGGAGCAAAAGGAACTACTGGAAGTTTCGATTGCCGCTGAGGAAGAGAGAAGGAGTCGAGTGAGTCGAGTGAGTCGAGCGGACAGCATCGGAAGAGTGAACGATTGGATTGAAAATAGCGCGAATCCACAATCTAGCGCGGCAGGCGGAAATCAAATGCCAGCAGCTTCGGAGATTCAGCAGCATAATCTTCAATCCACTGATTTGAATTCCGATGCGACAGTAGGAGGTATTGCCGAGGAATTTCCCTTAGCTGCGCCGTCCGACGTTAACATCCCTCACCATAGTTCCCCTCTTCGAGATCGAACCATCCCAACATTCGACACTACCGAAGACCTAAGCCACCTACTAGTACCTACGATAGAAGATAACGTGGATCGGCGAGAGACTATGAATCTGGTCCGTGACTTGCGAGCCAGATTGGAGCAGTGTTTAGCGCAGTCAGAACCAACCGTCCCTCAGATGACTCACTTACAGCGACAATTGGAATTGTGCCGGATGGCAATGGAAGCGATGCATTCAACCGTACATCGTTTGTCAATAATGCCTCCAACAGGAGGACTGACTACCGAAGGTACAACTGGCGAAGACGGACTGCCGCGACAGAGCGCAAAATCACTTGGTGTGCCGTCTCCTAGCGTATTACCTTCTAACCCTAATCCTAACGTATCACCTGGTAAGTGTCATGCCTCTGAAAATCAAACCGATCAAGCGAAAGAAAGCAATATCTCTCAATCAATACTATGTCCAACTATGCAAACTTCCCGAAACGAGCAGCAGCGTTTAGCCCACGCGCACTCAAATATAATAAAGAATCATACTATCTTGCAAAAACAGACTAGTCAATGTACACCTTCCTCCTTCGTATCAACTCAATTGCCCCCCATACCAGAGTCGTCAGAAAAACAGC
The Toxorhynchites rutilus septentrionalis strain SRP chromosome 2, ASM2978413v1, whole genome shotgun sequence genome window above contains:
- the LOC129765932 gene encoding dnaJ homolog subfamily C member 2, with the translated sequence MANSKRILTVALQTNYDIRRLASAGDDPWECLPYLADSKPIDPKCPPTKAELEAAGVLPAPQDQSKAEEEQKPDPEALFKKMFKLDIDYLKSLDPKDWKNQDHYAVLGLKKMRFEATEDDIKRAYRKIVLKHHPDKRKALGEDVKQDDDYFHCITMAYETLGTLKNRRAFDSVDPEFDDSLPSQNEVKKDFFKALRDVFKRNSRWSESKKPVPQLGNENTERKKVEEFYDFWYNFMSWREFSYLDEEDKDKGQDRDERRWIEKQNKAIRLQRKKEESARIRSLVDLAYNNDPRVVKFKKEDKDRKLAAKRAKQDAYQAQKAEEDRLAKEAALAKQKAAEAEQKRIENIQIEKERVKRALKKERKTLRDAAKAKDYFVSDETERLKHLEGLEKLCESLKLLELQEFNKKLAAGGRATFVTALTELEAKLEEERRSQLVQQQQSIPNNAGLKVVNRKALWNHDNVQLLIKAVNLFPAGTISRWEVIANYLNQHGTNLGDLKFYAKDILNKAKELQSGDFSKSDLKQVVNQQAYESFEKTKKDLKLVDAAEISKKDDESVPAATNGQESKMNGVHEASEEKENVSSSKPQKSKQEAHPEQPQKEAPTKETKKEKKEKENKVWSKDEQALLEQAIKTYPLSTPDRWDRIAECIPNRTKKECLRRVKELVDLVNAKKEAQQAVK